One genomic window of Saprospiraceae bacterium includes the following:
- a CDS encoding SGNH/GDSL hydrolase family protein produces the protein MKSIFQLLLILIIHPIAFSQSLIIDHNSVKDFDHIPESYKINAQNQRMLFMDRSVGANISSNLDCLAKPWASAPNYCKRYQHRDSAYAVDPSEVFWNGVWDRSHWRYEFWPNNCSEDVQCFIDFMSGRLDSFDIIGCQFSYLAVIQGSKIADPVTGFFGSKPGRNHASVYEAFSKANPNKKVIWWTTSLARGIGSPESQAFNDQMREYANNNNIILFDVADILSHDPSGKACYDNRDGVDYFDETHPDDGLNIPAICPQYTTETEGGHLGSIAAGGIRVAKAFWVLMARLSGWDGLSTKTYERTLVDFKIYPNPVKENLFIEWPDKLKFPVYIEIYNINGQLLKSQVMEERNESNVFEISMPGFKPGSYTLRLSYEGGVIMKRIIDVF, from the coding sequence ATGAAGTCTATATTTCAGCTTCTTCTGATTCTTATTATCCACCCAATCGCCTTTTCCCAATCGCTGATTATCGATCATAACTCCGTAAAAGATTTCGACCACATTCCCGAATCATATAAAATCAATGCCCAAAATCAACGCATGCTTTTTATGGACCGCTCCGTTGGTGCCAACATTTCATCCAATCTCGATTGCCTGGCAAAACCATGGGCCAGCGCTCCCAATTATTGCAAGCGCTACCAGCATCGAGATTCTGCTTATGCAGTAGATCCTTCCGAAGTTTTTTGGAATGGCGTATGGGACCGAAGTCATTGGCGCTACGAATTCTGGCCTAACAACTGTTCGGAAGATGTGCAATGTTTCATAGATTTCATGTCCGGACGTTTGGATTCATTCGACATTATTGGGTGCCAGTTCTCTTATTTGGCAGTAATCCAAGGTTCCAAAATTGCGGATCCCGTGACCGGTTTTTTTGGATCAAAACCCGGAAGAAACCATGCATCCGTGTACGAAGCATTTTCTAAAGCCAATCCCAATAAAAAAGTCATTTGGTGGACGACCTCATTAGCTCGGGGTATCGGTTCACCGGAATCGCAGGCATTTAACGACCAAATGCGCGAGTATGCGAACAACAATAATATCATCCTATTTGATGTGGCCGATATTCTCTCTCACGATCCTTCGGGAAAAGCTTGTTACGACAACCGCGACGGGGTAGACTATTTCGACGAAACACATCCTGACGATGGGCTGAACATCCCTGCTATTTGCCCGCAGTACACTACAGAAACGGAAGGAGGTCATCTCGGCAGTATTGCGGCTGGCGGCATCCGCGTTGCTAAAGCCTTTTGGGTTCTCATGGCACGCCTTTCCGGTTGGGATGGGCTTTCAACAAAAACTTACGAACGTACGTTAGTTGATTTTAAAATTTATCCGAATCCCGTCAAGGAAAATTTATTTATAGAATGGCCCGATAAATTAAAGTTTCCCGTTTACATCGAGATCTACAATATCAATGGACAATTATTAAAAAGTCAGGTAATGGAGGAAAGAAATGAATCAAACGTATTTGAAATTTCGATGCCGGGTTTTAAACCAGGAAGTTACACACTAAGGCTTAGCTATGAGGGAGGAGTTATAATGAAAAGAATCATTGATGTATTTTAG
- the bshA gene encoding N-acetyl-alpha-D-glucosaminyl L-malate synthase BshA, producing MNIGIVCYPTYGGSGVVATELGMALAENGHKVHFINYRRPARLGQYLPDIFYHEVAPMEYPLFEFKPMDTALASKIVDVALFENLDVLHVHYALPHATIGYLAREILKTKGKKLPFVTTLHGTDITLIGADRSYFPVVEFSINQSDAVTAVSESLKQQTLDSFKMEKDIHVIPNFIDFKRFGKKESPNLRRQFAEDHEKIFIHVSNFRKVKRIDDALAVFKKVLDKIPAKFLLVGDGPERPRLESLCRDWNICHEVKFLGKQDMVEELLSISDIFLLPSEHESFGLAALEAMACEVPVIASNAGGLNEVIVNGITGYTCPVGDVDYMYEKCLEILSDENSHQAFRKASIDRAHDFDIIKLLPLYENLYAELIGE from the coding sequence ATGAATATAGGCATTGTTTGCTATCCGACATATGGCGGTAGCGGTGTCGTCGCGACAGAGCTCGGAATGGCCCTTGCTGAAAACGGACACAAGGTCCACTTTATAAATTATCGGCGACCGGCACGTTTGGGGCAATATCTTCCCGATATCTTTTATCACGAGGTTGCACCCATGGAATATCCACTCTTCGAGTTTAAGCCTATGGATACTGCTCTTGCCAGTAAAATAGTGGATGTGGCCTTGTTTGAAAATCTGGATGTCTTGCATGTGCATTATGCCCTACCGCATGCAACAATTGGTTACCTGGCTCGCGAGATCTTAAAAACCAAAGGAAAAAAATTGCCTTTTGTCACAACCTTACATGGAACAGATATAACCTTAATTGGTGCAGATCGGTCTTATTTTCCTGTTGTAGAATTCAGTATCAATCAATCGGATGCAGTAACCGCCGTTTCAGAATCACTCAAGCAACAAACGCTGGATTCTTTCAAAATGGAAAAAGACATTCACGTCATTCCAAATTTTATAGACTTCAAGAGATTTGGAAAAAAGGAAAGTCCAAACTTAAGAAGACAATTCGCAGAGGACCACGAAAAGATTTTCATTCACGTTTCCAATTTCCGGAAAGTGAAGAGAATTGACGATGCATTAGCTGTTTTCAAAAAGGTTCTTGATAAAATTCCCGCTAAATTTTTATTAGTCGGCGATGGACCGGAAAGGCCAAGATTAGAATCTCTTTGCCGCGATTGGAATATTTGCCATGAAGTAAAATTTTTAGGAAAACAGGATATGGTAGAAGAGCTTTTGTCAATTTCCGATATATTTCTGCTACCTTCTGAGCATGAAAGTTTTGGATTGGCAGCCCTGGAGGCCATGGCTTGTGAAGTTCCGGTCATTGCTTCAAACGCAGGTGGACTAAATGAAGTTATTGTGAATGGCATTACGGGATATACTTGTCCGGTGGGAGACGTTGATTACATGTACGAAAAGTGTCTCGAAATACTTTCTGATGAAAATTCACACCAGGCTTTTAGAAAAGCAAGCATTGATCGTGCCCACGATTTTGACATTATCAAGTTACTGCCTTTGTATGAGAACTTGTATGCAGAATTGATTGGCGAGTAA
- a CDS encoding MerR family transcriptional regulator, with the protein MAIYSIADLEMLTGIKAHTIRIWEKRYAVIIPKRTQTNIRFYNDDDLRKLANIALLNQQGYKISQLSEMPVQEIESIVANFNDVEVFNREALDALTLSILQLNEKNFTHLVNTNIVQLGFDHTFNHILMPLLDKLNDMWLSGSIKKVHEEFVSRIIKKKIIQELCKYETQDVLGDASFLLFQPNEEKQELNQLFVELFIRKHQLKVIDLGSDLMVNDLMDAIQIIKPKFLFSIIHEETSVTFIDDLVKALNELTDPPILLLTGYCSSHFNEQTRFIKVTGGFEDLEQFIGTVKEFNATNKRS; encoded by the coding sequence TTGGCCATCTACTCTATAGCGGATCTCGAAATGCTCACAGGCATCAAAGCCCACACCATCCGGATTTGGGAAAAACGATATGCTGTGATCATTCCTAAGAGAACGCAGACCAATATTAGGTTTTATAATGATGATGATCTCAGAAAACTGGCCAACATTGCTTTATTAAATCAGCAAGGCTATAAAATTTCGCAATTGTCGGAAATGCCTGTTCAGGAAATTGAATCAATCGTTGCAAATTTTAATGATGTAGAAGTTTTCAATCGCGAAGCATTGGATGCTTTGACCTTATCCATTTTACAACTCAACGAAAAGAATTTTACACACCTCGTCAATACGAATATTGTTCAACTCGGCTTTGATCATACTTTTAACCATATACTCATGCCACTGCTTGATAAATTGAACGATATGTGGCTGAGTGGAAGTATCAAAAAAGTGCATGAAGAATTTGTTAGTAGGATTATCAAGAAAAAAATAATTCAGGAACTCTGCAAATACGAAACGCAGGATGTCCTTGGAGATGCGAGTTTTCTTTTGTTTCAACCCAATGAAGAAAAACAAGAACTTAACCAATTATTTGTTGAACTTTTTATTCGCAAGCACCAGTTAAAAGTAATTGACCTCGGTTCAGATTTAATGGTTAATGATCTAATGGACGCCATTCAGATTATAAAACCAAAATTTTTATTCAGTATTATACACGAAGAAACATCTGTGACCTTTATTGACGATCTGGTAAAAGCCCTTAACGAACTTACCGATCCGCCGATACTATTGTTGACCGGATACTGTTCAAGTCATTTCAACGAACAAACGCGATTTATCAAAGTTACCGGTGGATTTGAAGATTTGGAACAATTCATTGGTACCGTAAAAGAATTCAACGCAACTAACAAACGATCATAA
- a CDS encoding YceI family protein produces the protein MLRNLFIYILSFAFFLSSCKDCKTTECHGNTLDLNASVSDSFQVDPEQSLVYWSGASPSGPHNGLVKMAGGELYFQGDMLISGEIRVDMRTIENLDIQEEVDRKDLESHLKDVDFFNVDTFPMSVFRITSAETSGNTLYNLKVNGSLNIKGISQNISVNGNIQKTEQRVFVSIPEFNIDRTQYNIMYQSKKILPSIKDGFIDDDISLSIKLSGIRISVN, from the coding sequence ATGTTGAGAAATCTATTTATATACATTTTATCATTTGCCTTCTTTTTAAGCAGTTGTAAAGATTGTAAAACAACAGAATGTCATGGAAATACTTTAGATTTAAATGCATCAGTTTCTGATAGTTTTCAAGTTGATCCCGAACAATCGTTAGTTTATTGGTCGGGTGCCTCACCTTCGGGTCCACACAACGGACTGGTGAAAATGGCTGGTGGAGAATTGTATTTTCAGGGAGATATGTTGATTAGTGGAGAAATCAGAGTTGATATGCGCACGATTGAAAATCTCGATATTCAGGAAGAAGTAGATCGCAAAGATCTGGAAAGCCATTTAAAAGATGTTGATTTTTTTAATGTTGATACTTTTCCGATGTCCGTTTTCAGGATAACTTCAGCTGAAACATCAGGCAACACCCTCTACAATTTAAAAGTAAACGGTAGCCTTAACATTAAGGGCATTTCTCAAAATATATCGGTGAACGGGAATATTCAAAAAACGGAGCAGCGCGTCTTTGTCAGCATTCCTGAATTCAACATTGATCGCACCCAGTATAATATCATGTACCAATCCAAAAAAATACTGCCATCCATCAAGGATGGATTTATCGATGATGACATCAGTCTAAGCATAAAACTGAGTGGGATCCGAATCTCGGTGAATTAA
- the rfaD gene encoding ADP-glyceromanno-heptose 6-epimerase translates to MIVVTGAAGFIGSCLVSFLNRQGHEELILVDAIEKKNAPNLIGKKFREYIDRDLFLRWFENNAAQIEFVFHIGARTDTTEWNEQIFEELNLNYSKHIWQSCASFGIPLVYASSAATYGDGSFGYSDDHGNIPKLRPLNPYGWSKQYMDQWVLTQDEKPDRWAGFKFFNVFGPNEYHKGRMASVIYHAFHQIQNTGKMKLFRSNDPSIKDGEQKRDFIYVMDLLQVLYAFYKNIKPNGIYNLGSGEANTFKDLVKYCFEALDLPEKIEFIDMPIDLVNTYQNYTCAEMQKLYQTGYDLKMCPFRDSVNSYVKYYLQNSIYY, encoded by the coding sequence ATGATTGTCGTCACAGGAGCAGCCGGTTTTATTGGTTCTTGTTTAGTTTCATTTCTAAACAGACAGGGACATGAAGAGCTCATTCTGGTAGATGCAATTGAGAAAAAAAATGCGCCAAATCTCATCGGAAAAAAATTCCGAGAATACATTGACCGCGATTTATTTCTTAGATGGTTTGAAAACAATGCAGCTCAGATTGAATTCGTTTTTCATATTGGAGCGCGAACGGACACAACGGAATGGAATGAACAAATTTTCGAAGAACTTAATTTAAATTATTCAAAACACATCTGGCAATCCTGCGCTTCATTTGGAATTCCATTGGTGTACGCTTCCAGCGCAGCAACTTACGGAGATGGAAGTTTTGGTTACAGCGATGATCATGGCAATATTCCTAAGCTCCGCCCTTTGAATCCTTACGGATGGTCAAAACAATACATGGATCAATGGGTCCTTACACAAGATGAAAAACCCGATCGGTGGGCTGGATTTAAATTTTTCAATGTCTTCGGTCCGAACGAATACCACAAGGGAAGAATGGCATCTGTGATTTACCACGCATTTCATCAAATCCAAAATACAGGGAAAATGAAACTTTTCCGCTCTAACGATCCGTCCATCAAGGATGGCGAACAAAAGCGCGATTTTATTTATGTAATGGATCTTTTACAAGTACTTTACGCTTTTTATAAAAATATAAAACCAAACGGGATTTACAATTTGGGTAGTGGAGAGGCAAACACTTTTAAAGATCTCGTAAAGTACTGCTTTGAAGCACTTGATCTTCCAGAAAAAATTGAATTTATTGACATGCCCATTGATCTGGTAAATACTTATCAAAACTATACTTGTGCAGAAATGCAAAAATTATATCAAACGGGATACGATCTCAAAATGTGTCCTTTCAGGGATTCTGTAAACAGTTACGTAAAATATTATTTGCAGAATTCAATCTATTATTGA
- the gcvP gene encoding aminomethyl-transferring glycine dehydrogenase produces the protein MHLFPRYDQFQSRHIGTVGNDTAHMLKSIGVQSLDELIQQTVPDNIRLTSGLKVPESLSEFDYLQMLSKLAAKNKIFKNFIGQGYFGTVTPNVVLRNVFQNPGWYTQYTPYQAEIAQGRLEALLNFQTMVADLTGLPIANASLLDEGTSAAEAMLMFYHQKAAKSKEESPDVFFVDQNVYEQTLAVLKSRAWPAGINIVVGNCSSDPIPDRCFGVLLQYPDRTGKIINPENVIKKAHDKNCLVAIATDLMALCLLKSPGEMDADVAFGNSQRFGVPMGFGGPHAAFFATKEDFKRSIPGRIIGVSIDEKGNQALRMALQTREQHIRREKATSNICTAQALLAIMASMYAVYHGPIGLKAIARRIHDLTCALAQALKFMGYTLENESFYDTLSIQADQKQMDAIKSKALQLGVNLWYTDSYVQISLDESHGIEDLQVLVSVFTQEKTANITMATSPSMPNELIRNTHYLSHPVFNRYHTESAMMRYIKSLENKDLSLVHSMISLGSCTMKLNAATELIPVSWPEFSNIHPFVPGHQVEGYLQMIHELEDYLSEITGFTACSLQPNSGAQGEFAGLLAIRAYHESRNDHHRTIALIPASAHGTNPASAVVAGYDVVVTPCDELGNIIVSELKAKAEQYKDQLACLMVTYPSTHGVFETAIRDICKIIHDNGGLVYMDGANMNAQVGLTSPAAIGADVCHLNLHKTFAIPHGGGGPGMGPICVNDSLKPFLPTHPYQYRHQGSDAVPAVSAATYGSASILLISYAYIRLLGPDGLKKSTEHAILNANYIASRLSNHYKVLYTGEMGRVAHELILDLRPFKEVGVSAEDVAKRLMDYGFHAPTLSFPVAGTIMIEPTESENLEELDRFCNALLSIYNEIKEVESGTYPKDNNVLSNAPHTLAVITTDHYTLPYSREKAAYPLPYLKQQNKFWPSVSRVNNAFGDRNLICTCPPIESYMNA, from the coding sequence ATGCATCTTTTTCCACGTTACGACCAGTTCCAATCTCGTCACATTGGTACTGTAGGCAACGATACTGCACATATGCTGAAATCCATTGGCGTGCAGAGTCTCGACGAACTGATCCAACAAACGGTCCCCGATAACATTCGCCTGACAAGTGGACTTAAAGTTCCGGAATCCCTTTCCGAATTCGATTACCTCCAAATGCTATCTAAACTGGCAGCAAAAAATAAAATCTTTAAAAATTTTATCGGTCAAGGATATTTTGGCACCGTTACGCCGAATGTAGTATTGAGAAATGTATTTCAAAATCCGGGTTGGTATACACAGTACACTCCATATCAGGCTGAAATTGCCCAAGGTCGTTTGGAGGCCTTGCTGAATTTTCAAACGATGGTAGCCGACCTTACAGGTCTGCCCATTGCAAATGCATCTTTATTGGATGAAGGTACCTCAGCTGCCGAAGCAATGCTGATGTTCTACCATCAGAAAGCAGCAAAGTCCAAAGAAGAATCACCGGATGTATTTTTCGTAGATCAAAACGTATACGAACAAACTTTGGCAGTTTTAAAATCTAGAGCCTGGCCTGCAGGAATAAATATTGTTGTGGGCAACTGCTCTAGCGATCCTATTCCGGATCGTTGCTTTGGTGTATTGTTGCAATATCCCGACAGAACCGGAAAAATTATCAATCCTGAAAATGTCATCAAAAAAGCTCACGATAAAAATTGCCTCGTTGCTATAGCCACTGACCTAATGGCCTTGTGTCTTTTAAAAAGCCCGGGTGAAATGGATGCAGATGTTGCTTTTGGCAACAGTCAACGCTTTGGCGTGCCTATGGGCTTTGGTGGCCCGCACGCTGCTTTCTTTGCTACCAAAGAAGACTTCAAACGCAGTATACCGGGAAGAATTATAGGGGTGTCTATCGACGAAAAAGGAAATCAAGCCCTGCGCATGGCTTTACAAACCCGCGAACAACACATTCGCCGCGAAAAAGCAACTTCCAACATCTGCACTGCACAGGCCTTGTTGGCCATAATGGCTTCTATGTACGCCGTTTATCATGGACCTATTGGTCTCAAAGCCATTGCGCGAAGAATTCACGATCTGACTTGCGCTCTTGCACAAGCCTTAAAATTTATGGGCTACACTCTGGAAAATGAATCCTTTTACGATACACTTTCCATACAAGCAGATCAAAAACAAATGGACGCGATTAAAAGTAAAGCTTTGCAACTTGGCGTTAATTTGTGGTATACAGATTCTTATGTACAGATCAGCCTCGACGAAAGTCACGGAATCGAAGACTTACAAGTGTTAGTTTCTGTTTTTACCCAGGAGAAAACAGCAAATATAACAATGGCTACCAGCCCTTCTATGCCAAATGAATTGATTCGAAATACCCATTACTTATCACATCCGGTATTCAACCGTTATCATACTGAAAGTGCTATGATGCGATATATAAAGAGCCTGGAAAATAAAGATCTCTCTTTAGTACATTCCATGATCTCATTAGGTTCGTGCACGATGAAACTCAATGCGGCAACAGAACTCATTCCTGTAAGTTGGCCTGAATTTTCAAACATACATCCTTTTGTTCCTGGTCATCAGGTTGAAGGTTATTTACAAATGATCCACGAACTCGAAGACTATTTAAGTGAAATTACAGGATTCACAGCTTGTTCTCTGCAACCCAATTCCGGAGCCCAAGGCGAATTTGCCGGATTACTCGCAATAAGGGCTTATCACGAATCCAGAAACGATCACCACCGAACAATTGCTCTCATTCCCGCTTCTGCTCATGGAACCAATCCTGCCAGCGCGGTCGTTGCCGGTTATGATGTTGTCGTTACGCCCTGCGACGAATTGGGAAATATTATCGTCTCTGAATTAAAAGCAAAAGCAGAACAGTATAAAGATCAACTTGCCTGTTTGATGGTCACCTATCCTTCAACACATGGTGTTTTCGAAACGGCCATCCGCGATATTTGTAAAATCATTCACGATAACGGAGGTTTGGTCTATATGGATGGGGCTAATATGAATGCTCAGGTTGGCTTGACCAGCCCCGCAGCTATCGGCGCTGATGTTTGTCATTTGAATTTGCATAAAACTTTTGCAATCCCTCATGGTGGCGGCGGACCAGGAATGGGTCCGATTTGTGTGAACGACAGCCTGAAACCGTTTCTTCCTACGCATCCATACCAATACAGACATCAGGGTTCAGATGCAGTGCCCGCTGTATCAGCTGCAACTTATGGAAGTGCAAGTATCCTTTTGATTTCCTATGCATACATACGTTTGTTGGGCCCGGATGGATTAAAAAAATCTACAGAACATGCTATCCTTAATGCTAATTATATAGCCAGCAGATTAAGCAATCATTATAAAGTACTCTATACCGGCGAAATGGGTCGTGTGGCTCATGAACTCATTCTCGATTTACGTCCGTTTAAAGAAGTTGGTGTGAGTGCTGAAGATGTCGCAAAGCGATTAATGGATTACGGATTTCATGCGCCAACCTTATCATTTCCGGTAGCCGGAACCATAATGATCGAGCCCACGGAATCTGAAAATCTTGAAGAACTCGATCGCTTCTGCAATGCCCTTTTGAGTATTTACAATGAAATCAAGGAAGTCGAAAGTGGTACTTATCCGAAAGATAATAATGTATTGAGCAATGCACCGCATACACTTGCTGTCATTACTACTGATCATTATACTTTACCTTATTCGCGCGAAAAAGCGGCTTATCCTTTACCATATTTAAAACAACAAAATAAGTTCTGGCCTAGTGTAAGTCGGGTAAACAATGCCTTTGGAGATCGCAACCTTATTTGTACTTGTCCGCCGATAGAATCTTATATGAACGCCTGA
- a CDS encoding DUF3828 domain-containing protein: MKSIILINESIFVFAVICFMNISCKLSSPVQNSEGTRTQDSIEIANTIHEFYQWHHSKSTDTINDYNFVDDRGDRYRLIADLFQLYLDKLYSSGYLSRSFIQNEKNFYLECEKLWQHEIVGEVPSCMDGDHFFCAQEWDLNYWINTAITLDHLQSDTASVRMIGTSFDIPIERRFSLIREDGSWKMAYIECDRG, from the coding sequence ATGAAATCAATCATCTTAATCAATGAAAGTATTTTTGTCTTCGCAGTCATTTGCTTCATGAATATTTCATGTAAGTTGTCCTCTCCCGTTCAGAATTCAGAAGGGACAAGAACTCAGGATAGTATTGAAATTGCGAATACGATCCATGAATTTTACCAATGGCATCATTCCAAATCGACTGATACCATTAATGATTACAATTTTGTGGATGATCGTGGCGATCGATATCGACTTATTGCTGATTTATTTCAGCTTTACTTGGATAAGCTATATTCAAGTGGGTATTTAAGCCGCTCATTTATTCAAAATGAAAAGAATTTCTATCTGGAATGTGAAAAATTGTGGCAACATGAAATCGTTGGAGAAGTTCCTTCCTGCATGGATGGCGATCATTTTTTTTGCGCGCAAGAATGGGATTTGAACTACTGGATAAACACCGCAATTACCCTTGATCATTTACAATCTGACACAGCTTCAGTTAGAATGATCGGTACTTCATTTGATATACCAATTGAACGCAGATTTTCACTGATTCGCGAAGATGGCTCCTGGAAAATGGCTTACATCGAATGCGATAGGGGTTGA
- the mnmG gene encoding tRNA uridine-5-carboxymethylaminomethyl(34) synthesis enzyme MnmG, translated as MFANYDVIVVGAGHAGCEAAVSAGNMGCRVLLITMNMQTIAQMSCNPAMGGVAKGQIVREIDALGGYSGIITDETRVQFRMLNRSKGPAMWSPRAQSDRNLFARKWRNMLEAHPLIDFWQDMVKGLLMKDGKACGVITGMGQQIEGKTVVLTNGTFLNGIIHIGEKQFGGGRAGENAATGITEQLVQLGFESGRMKTGTPPRLDGRTINYSILEEQLGDEYPSRFSFLNTNVPDKQLSCHISYTNKEVHDILKTGFDKSPMFSGRIQGLGPRYCPSIEDKIERFAERERHQLFIEPEGWDTHEVYLNGFSSSLPEEVQYKALQKIPGLENVKMFRPGYAIEYDYFPPTQLSLSLETHLVPNLFFAGQINGTTGYEEAACQGLIAGINAALRVRDEQSFVLSRSEAYIGVLIDDLVNKGTEEPYRMFTSRAEFRILLRQDNADLRLTPMTEKLAMQNVSERLKRVQQKMEDHSKIFKLLQSISLSADNINPYLMSIDSSPIETKTKLSLILTRPNVSLTAIFQQLPNIASEFSSFDDESLQSAEIQIKYEGYIKKEQEMVDKMSRLEHIKLFADFDYHAIPALSNEAKTKLSKIKPNSIGQASRISGVSPSDISILLVYLGR; from the coding sequence ATGTTTGCAAATTACGATGTTATAGTAGTAGGTGCCGGCCACGCAGGTTGCGAAGCCGCGGTGAGTGCCGGCAATATGGGATGCAGGGTCTTGCTGATTACGATGAACATGCAAACGATTGCTCAAATGTCCTGTAATCCAGCTATGGGCGGTGTTGCTAAAGGCCAGATTGTTCGCGAGATTGATGCCTTGGGTGGTTATTCAGGTATCATTACTGATGAAACCCGCGTTCAATTCCGAATGCTCAACCGCTCTAAAGGCCCCGCCATGTGGAGCCCCCGTGCACAAAGTGACCGCAACCTTTTTGCACGCAAATGGCGCAATATGCTCGAGGCCCATCCGCTGATCGATTTTTGGCAGGATATGGTGAAAGGTCTGCTCATGAAAGATGGCAAAGCCTGCGGGGTCATCACCGGTATGGGGCAGCAGATCGAAGGAAAAACAGTCGTGCTTACCAATGGTACTTTTTTAAATGGTATCATTCATATTGGCGAAAAACAATTTGGTGGCGGGAGAGCTGGCGAAAATGCAGCAACGGGAATTACAGAGCAACTCGTACAGCTCGGTTTTGAAAGCGGGCGAATGAAAACAGGAACGCCTCCGCGATTGGATGGTCGGACCATCAATTATTCAATTCTCGAAGAACAACTCGGCGATGAATATCCTTCTCGATTTTCTTTTTTAAATACCAATGTTCCCGACAAACAACTGAGTTGCCATATCAGTTATACCAACAAAGAAGTCCACGATATCCTCAAAACAGGTTTCGATAAAAGTCCAATGTTTTCCGGAAGAATTCAGGGCCTCGGTCCGCGCTATTGTCCTTCAATCGAAGATAAAATCGAACGCTTTGCAGAACGCGAGCGGCATCAGCTGTTTATAGAACCCGAAGGCTGGGATACACATGAGGTTTATTTAAATGGATTTTCTTCTTCTCTTCCGGAAGAAGTCCAATATAAAGCACTACAAAAAATACCTGGACTTGAAAATGTAAAAATGTTCAGACCGGGATATGCCATTGAATATGATTATTTTCCACCTACGCAGTTATCTCTGAGTCTCGAAACGCATTTAGTTCCTAATCTATTCTTTGCGGGTCAAATAAACGGTACCACAGGTTATGAAGAAGCTGCCTGTCAGGGATTGATTGCAGGCATTAACGCTGCGTTGCGCGTAAGAGACGAACAGTCGTTCGTATTGTCGCGATCTGAAGCTTATATTGGAGTGCTCATCGATGACCTCGTCAACAAAGGGACCGAAGAACCCTACCGAATGTTTACATCCAGAGCTGAGTTCCGGATATTATTGAGACAAGACAATGCAGATCTTCGTTTAACGCCAATGACCGAAAAACTAGCGATGCAAAATGTAAGCGAACGATTGAAGCGCGTGCAACAAAAAATGGAAGATCATTCAAAAATATTCAAATTATTGCAAAGCATTTCACTTTCTGCTGACAACATCAATCCTTATTTAATGAGTATTGACTCATCTCCCATCGAGACCAAAACAAAGTTAAGCCTGATCCTTACAAGACCCAATGTGAGTTTAACTGCCATTTTTCAGCAACTTCCAAATATCGCTTCAGAATTTTCATCCTTTGATGACGAATCATTACAAAGTGCAGAAATCCAGATAAAATACGAAGGCTATATCAAAAAAGAACAAGAAATGGTCGATAAAATGTCTCGCCTAGAACACATCAAACTATTTGCTGACTTTGACTATCATGCCATTCCCGCACTCAGCAACGAAGCCAAAACCAAACTCAGTAAAATCAAACCTAACTCCATCGGACAAGCCAGTCGCATCAGCGGCGTATCACCTTCAGATATTTCGATATTGCTGGTTTATCTGGGGCGATGA